The Cytophagia bacterium CHB2 genomic sequence TCGCAGGCACGCCCGAAGGAACTCCTGGCCTCCCCAGCCTGGATTGACCGTCATGACCAGGGCAAGGTCGAGCACATCGGCCACCTCCAATATCGCGTCGACGGGGGTCGAGGGGTTCAGCGCGACCCCAGCGCGAATCCCTCGCTCTCGGAGCCGCTGGCACAGCCGGTGCGCGTGGGGAGTGGCTTCCTGATGAAAAATAATCGACTGGCACCCGGCTTCGAGGAATGCGTCGAAGTGGGATTCGGGTGTGAGCGTCATGAGGTGCGCCTCAAATACCGCGTCGCCGAGGTCCCTCAGACTACGAACCAACCCCGCTCCAAAGGTGATCGGAGGCACGAATTGTCCGTCCATCACGTCGAAATGAACTCGCTCAACGCCAGCAGCAAGGAGTTCGGCAACCGCTTCGCGATATCGCCCTGGATCGCACGAGAGGATCGACGGGGCGAGCTCGCATTTCATGTTTCTTCTCCAGTGTCTGGTTCGGCAGAGTCCTTGGTCACCTGCTTGACGAGTTCGTTGTCGTAGTAGATCGAGAAGGTTGCCTGAGGGCCCTGCCCTTCGGCCGTGATCTCCACCAACTCCTCCGGACTGTGCTCGTTCTCATAGACGGTCCGAGTTCCCCGAGAGTCGGCCAGATCCACTCGAAGCATCACCGAACTCTCAATGTCGCGAAGGCGAATGCGGATGGTAAAGAGGTAGCGCTTGTTCGCTTCCGCTGAAGTCGAAGTCGAAGTCGAGCGATCGGACGCCACCGTCACGCGCACCGCCGTCCCCCGCTCGGCCCTTTGGCGTGGAGGGGGCGCTTGGGCGAGGATGGTGCCGGGTTCCATATCCCGATCCCGCTGCTCTTCGATCCTTTCGTCGAGCTTCAGCCCAATCGTGTCGAGCAGCTCGCGTTCGTCTTTCGTGTTACGATTGAAATACTGCCGCGCCACGAGCAGCCCCTGCACGAGAAAGGCGGTTTCGACGAGATCGCCGCCGTCATCATATTTGCCGAAATAGGCAATGGTCTTGCCGGTGTGTCCGTCTAAGAAATGCGGCCACACACCATGAAAACGATCGGCGCTTTTTAAAAAGCGCACAATTTTCAACATGCGTTCCACGCCCTGTTCGCGCGTGATGAAGCCGCGTTCGACCGCTACGACGAGCGCCATGATGCCAAAACCGGATGATCCCACCGCGACAAGATTTTCATCGCCCGGCAAAATTTCAATCGCCATTCCGGCATTCGGATGCCCAGCTTCCCAATAATAACGGAAGCAGGCTTCTTGCACCATCGTGAGCAGTTCCTCGTCATTCAGCCTGCGCGTGCTTGCATTGACTGCTTGAGAGAGCGCGGATTCATTGTCGTGCGCATCGACTGCGCTAATTTTGTAAAAGGCTTTCTTGTTCTGCGCGCCAATGAAATCAACAAAGCGGGTGAGATGGCCCTTCTGTGTCCCGATAGCTGAATAGTCTTGACCGTCCCATGAACGATAAATTTTGTAGCTGAAAGGGGGCGCTGGCGAGTTGTATTGCCACGTCAAGTCGAGATGGCGATCATAGCCCTTCACATTCAGGCCAGCAGGAGTCGCCGGCGTTTGGTTAACACTCGGAGTATCATCGCCCACACGCACGTCGTCGATATAAAGAGCATGCTCCTTGCCATCATCGAGGCCTTGCACGAAAAATATTCTCGTGAGTTGAGCCGGATTGAATTTATTTTCGTCCGTCCAGTTGAATATTGGCTTGTAAGCCGCGAAGGGTAATTTGATTTGCACCCACTCCTTGGCGGGCAGTGTTTTGATCAACGCGAGCAGCTTGATATCCGGTACACCCGCGCCGTTCGCGTCTTGCAGGCCGATGAGGGGCGACTCGTCAAGCGATAATCCGGTTTCGGAGTAACAGCGCAGAAAAAGCGTGTTGCCTTCGAACTCGAAGCGCTGGCCGTAACGATTTGCGACTTCGAGCGTCATGCGCCAGTCGCCGCCGGTTTGTGAGCGCCATTGCAAACGCAGCGCATTCGGCGGGCTGAAATAATTTTGCTCTTCGATTGGAAATTTTCCTTCGACAATCTCGAGTGTGCTCGGCGCGACCGCATAGCCACGACTAAAATAATACGAACGGTCAGTGAGGCTGTTATCGAAGACGACGTGGCGGTCGTATTCAGACTGAGCGAGGATAGATTGAGCCACGAGAAGCATGGGTATTGTTAATATCGGTGAGCAGTTCATTTTCGTGTGCTCAAAATGTGCTTGAGAATGTTAGCCCCAACGGATAGATTAAGGCCAACAGATAAAGCAAAAACTTCCAACTTTTGAGTGAGGGGCGTCATGGAACTCTTACACCAAGCTTTGACTTATGAGCTGCGCAAATGCATGATCGCTGTGCATAATGAAATCGGCGTTGGGTTTGACGAAGAAACCTATCATCAGGGGTTGATTCGAAAACTCATGAGGTTGGGAATCGCTTTTGTATCAAAGCAGCAGCGAGAGCTTATCCATCGCGAGGAGAAAATCAGAACCTTTGAACTGGATTTTTTGGCGGAGGATAAAGTCATCGTCGAGCTTAAATGCTTGCGTTGTGGTTTTCTACGGTCAAACTATATTCAAATTCTCTCTCATCTCAAGCTTTGGCAAAAAGATTTAGGGCTGTTGGTCAACACTGGATTTCCTCGGATCATCTGCAAACGTCTACCCTTCACAGAGAAGCCCAAGCAAATACACGAAGATTACAGCTTCATCAAGGACAGGCTTACTGAAGCAGAACGAAACACGTTGGCACAATTGAGAGGCGCGTTGCTCTTTGTGTTTGAAACACATGGTTTGGGGTTCGGCAAATCTGTCTGCCGACGCTTGGTGGAAAGTGAAATACGTTACCGTCAGATTGCCATCGAAAAACGCAAGCTTGTTGACGTCGTGTATGATGGCAAAGTCATTCGTTCTTTTCCCATGCGATTTTGGCTCATCGAAAATCGGATACTTTGCGATGTCACTGCATTGCAAGACAGTATTCTGCCTGAGCATATCGTTCGCATGAAAACTTTCCTGAAACAGCTCGGACTTTCAACGGGAATCATCGCAAACTTCGGCAAGCACCGACTGGAAATCCGAGGAGTACACTATTGATCATTGCAATGAGAGTACCTTTCCGTAGTTCTCGCCAATGAATAAACTATCAGGCAAGCTGAAAACTGCAGCCTTTCGAGCGGCGCCCACGCATCGAGCAACACCAACCGATGGAAAGCAAAAGGCTTTATCCGCTGGACTTAATCTATCCGATGGGGGCAATGTTCAGAAGCGCTGTCAAAACCTGAAGCCCAGTGTAAACCTCTGCGTATTCTCCAGCCGGCCGTGATCGGCCCAGGCATAGTCGAAGCGAAAGCCGTATTGGTCGACGTCGAATTGCAGGCCTGCGCCCAGGGTAAGGCCGACTTCGGTATCTTCCAAAAAGAGGTTTTGATAACCGCCGCGCAATGCCAGTGATTTGAGCAGCAGCCATTCCGCGCCCACACTCATACTCTCCGTGTTATCGCTGGGATGAAAAGCATTCACGGCGAGGTGCACAACGTTGTTCTCGTTGAAGCGCATGGGATAGGTTACGCCCACGCGAAAGAGAACGGGCAGGGGATAATCCTCCGTGAACACTTCACCGGGGAGGCTGCTGTTGTCGCCATATTTGGCCGGATCGCGATCAAAAATGATGCGCAAATCGCGGCCATCATAATTCGCGGGCAGGCCAAAATTCGAAATACTGGCGCCCAGTCGTAATCCGTTCTCCGAAAGGCGATAGACGGTGCCCACATTCAATGCAAAAGTCGACAACGAGCTGTGCCAGATGGTTTCTTGAATGTAGTTCAATTGCACGCCGACGGAAAAGCGGTCAGAGATTTGTTTGCCGAAGCCAAGACCGAGCGCGAGATTCGATACCGTGTAGCGCTCGCCCGTGCCCAGCGGTTGTTCGACCGTGCGCACATCGATTTCGCCGGAGCTGAGCGAGGTGACGCTGATAAAAATATTGCCCACCTCTCCGGCTTGCAGCGACGCGGCCGCGTAATTGTACGAAATATCCGCGAGCCAGGTGCTGTGCGAGAACTGTGCGCTGTAGCCGTTTTGATGCCCGATCGCGCCGGCATTGTAATAGGCCGCCGCAACTTCATCATACATGGCAACGCCGGCATTGCCCATGGCCGCCAAACGCGCGCTCGGCTCAATCAACAAAAACTGCGCAACGGTGGTGCCGGTTTTGCTTTGACTGAAAAGCACGCTACTCATCAGGAGAACAGCGGCGAGTGAGAGTTTTGATTTCATATTCAAATTCCTCTGACGGATTTTGCTTCACGAATAGCCCCCAGCCTAGTGAGACAACCGACTCGTGGGCTGAGGTTCTGTTATCCGCAATGATCTGCGTTGATGCTCATTTGATGATTGCGAACTTTCCGATATGCTTGCCCAGCGGGCCGGCATCCACATGATAGAGATACAACCCCGGCGCAATTTCGAGATTGTCTTTTGAACGCAAATCCCACGGCACCATGCCAAAGTCGGAGCCGTCATGCTGCAGCGTTTGCACCAACTCGCCGCGCACGGTGAAAATGCGAATCGTGCAATTTTGCGGAAGATTGCGGAATTCCATTCTGCGCTCGCCGCGGCCGGAGATGGCGAAACGTTCCGCTTCAAAACTCGCCAACCCGACATAAGGATTCGGCACGACATAAGGCTCTTGCGCGGCCAGGCTCTGCGCTGCTGCCGGGTTGATAAATTCGCCAGTGGTAGTAAACGAATAAACTTCGCCGTTTTCGAAGGGGTAAATCAACTTCATTTCATAAACATCCCCCAGCGTGGGCGCCTTGAGTGTGCCGCGTTGCGCCTGGCCGGTGGTGTCCAATTCTACGCGCCAGGTTTCATAGGCGATGGGATTGTTGGGTAGATAGGTTACCACGTCGATAAACTCATCCGGGAAAGGCAGGCTCAGCGTGCCATCGTTATCTTTATCCAAAAAATAAAACTTCATGCGCAGATCGCCGCCTGCCGTATGCGCTGTGACACGAAATTTTGTCGGGCGCGAGCGCAGCAAGCCAAAGCCGCGCAGTGAAGTATCAATCGGCACGTCGCTGAAGGTGATGGTCATATCCTCCGGGAAGCCGGGCCGTTTCAGATTGATGGGCAACGGATTGCGATACGTCATTTTCAGGCGGCCGTTCGTGAGGCTCGAGGCGGTAAAACCGCTGGCGGAATCTACCGAGACGGTATTGGGAGTACTCACCACCGGCAGCAAGCCCGTGCCCACCAAGCCGCTTCCTGCGCCCTCCAAATCATAGCCATTGGTAAAGAGTGTATCGTCGCTGGTGAGGTCAACCAGATCAAAAACATTTGCGCGGATACTGTCCGCGAACAGGGTTCTGAATCGCAACTCAAAAGTGTGATTGTCCGGCACTAGCGCAGAGTTGACAACTTCAACCTGAACGCTGCCGGTGCCGCGTCCCGCTACGCGTGTGGTATTCGAGGCTTCGGCACGCGTG encodes the following:
- a CDS encoding ribulose-phosphate 3-epimerase is translated as MKCELAPSILSCDPGRYREAVAELLAAGVERVHFDVMDGQFVPPITFGAGLVRSLRDLGDAVFEAHLMTLTPESHFDAFLEAGCQSIIFHQEATPHAHRLCQRLRERGIRAGVALNPSTPVDAILEVADVLDLALVMTVNPGWGGQEFLRACLRKVETIRRECPDLDIEVDGGIDPLTLGLAKAAGANVFVAGSFLASCPTLTSGVEQLRAECD
- a CDS encoding GxxExxY protein, producing MELLHQALTYELRKCMIAVHNEIGVGFDEETYHQGLIRKLMRLGIAFVSKQQRELIHREEKIRTFELDFLAEDKVIVELKCLRCGFLRSNYIQILSHLKLWQKDLGLLVNTGFPRIICKRLPFTEKPKQIHEDYSFIKDRLTEAERNTLAQLRGALLFVFETHGLGFGKSVCRRLVESEIRYRQIAIEKRKLVDVVYDGKVIRSFPMRFWLIENRILCDVTALQDSILPEHIVRMKTFLKQLGLSTGIIANFGKHRLEIRGVHY
- a CDS encoding PorV/PorQ family protein, whose amino-acid sequence is MKSKLSLAAVLLMSSVLFSQSKTGTTVAQFLLIEPSARLAAMGNAGVAMYDEVAAAYYNAGAIGHQNGYSAQFSHSTWLADISYNYAAASLQAGEVGNIFISVTSLSSGEIDVRTVEQPLGTGERYTVSNLALGLGFGKQISDRFSVGVQLNYIQETIWHSSLSTFALNVGTVYRLSENGLRLGASISNFGLPANYDGRDLRIIFDRDPAKYGDNSSLPGEVFTEDYPLPVLFRVGVTYPMRFNENNVVHLAVNAFHPSDNTESMSVGAEWLLLKSLALRGGYQNLFLEDTEVGLTLGAGLQFDVDQYGFRFDYAWADHGRLENTQRFTLGFRF